From Candidatus Eremiobacteraceae bacterium, a single genomic window includes:
- a CDS encoding NAD(P)/FAD-dependent oxidoreductase: MKYDAIIIGGGHNGLVTACYLARAGRKVLVLERRYIVGGACVTEETFPGFKFSTAAYVNSLFRPEIARDLRLRDYGFDLIERHPASFSPTLDGRYLMLGSDNDSNLREIAKFSEKDAQAYPRYEQMLERVASVIEPTLIQTPPNVAKPGLGDLLKMAPLGRSLSKLGPGLGEAIEVLTGPARPILDRWFEDEQLKGTLATDAIIGSFASPSMPGTAYVLFHHVMGETNGKRGVWAYVRGGMGGLTQALAGAAKDLGVDIRTEAEVAKIVVRDGAVTGVALRNGDEFHARHVASNVDCNITFTKLLDESLLPPDFLAAVKRIDYSSASLKINAALSSLPNFTVLPGTASGPQHHGTVHLCPSQDFIERAFDDAKYGYPSKEPVVECQFPSSLDDSLAPAGKHVMSMFIQYAPYHLKEGGWDDETKNEFADRCFDIVERHAPGFKSSVLARQVLSPVDLERTFNLTGGNIFQGSMALHQLFMFRPVPGFAGYRTPIRGLFLCGAAAHPGGGVMGAAGWNAAREMLHA; this comes from the coding sequence TTGAAGTACGACGCCATCATCATCGGGGGCGGCCACAACGGCCTGGTCACGGCCTGTTACCTCGCGCGGGCGGGACGTAAGGTGCTCGTGCTCGAGCGGCGCTACATCGTGGGCGGCGCATGCGTCACCGAGGAGACCTTTCCCGGCTTCAAGTTCTCGACCGCGGCCTACGTCAACAGCCTGTTCCGTCCGGAGATCGCGCGCGATCTGCGCCTGCGCGACTACGGTTTCGATCTGATCGAGCGCCATCCGGCGTCGTTCTCGCCCACGTTGGACGGCCGCTACTTGATGTTGGGCTCCGATAACGATTCGAACCTGCGCGAGATCGCCAAGTTCAGCGAAAAAGACGCTCAGGCGTACCCGCGCTACGAGCAGATGCTCGAGCGCGTCGCTTCGGTCATCGAGCCGACGCTGATCCAAACGCCGCCCAACGTCGCCAAGCCGGGCTTGGGCGATCTGCTCAAGATGGCGCCGCTCGGACGCAGCCTCAGCAAGCTCGGACCGGGTCTGGGCGAGGCGATCGAAGTGCTGACCGGCCCCGCGCGCCCGATCCTCGACCGCTGGTTCGAAGACGAGCAGCTCAAAGGCACGCTTGCGACCGACGCGATCATCGGATCGTTCGCATCGCCCTCGATGCCGGGCACGGCCTACGTGCTCTTCCATCACGTCATGGGCGAGACCAACGGCAAGCGCGGCGTCTGGGCATATGTCAGAGGCGGCATGGGCGGCCTGACCCAAGCGCTCGCCGGCGCCGCCAAGGACCTGGGCGTGGACATCCGCACCGAAGCCGAGGTCGCCAAGATCGTCGTACGCGACGGCGCGGTGACCGGGGTGGCGCTGCGCAACGGCGACGAGTTCCACGCGCGCCACGTCGCGAGCAACGTCGATTGCAACATCACCTTCACCAAGCTGCTCGACGAGTCGCTGCTGCCGCCGGATTTCCTGGCAGCGGTCAAGCGCATCGACTACAGCAGCGCGTCGTTGAAGATCAACGCTGCCTTGTCATCGCTGCCGAATTTCACCGTGCTGCCGGGCACGGCGTCCGGGCCTCAGCATCACGGCACCGTGCATCTGTGCCCGTCGCAGGACTTCATCGAGCGCGCCTTCGACGACGCCAAGTACGGCTATCCCTCGAAGGAACCGGTCGTCGAGTGCCAGTTCCCGTCATCGTTGGACGACTCGCTCGCGCCGGCCGGCAAACACGTCATGTCGATGTTCATCCAGTACGCGCCCTACCATCTCAAGGAAGGCGGCTGGGACGATGAGACAAAGAACGAGTTCGCCGATCGCTGCTTCGACATCGTCGAGCGCCACGCGCCGGGCTTCAAGTCATCAGTGCTCGCGCGACAGGTGCTCAGCCCGGTGGACCTCGAGCGCACCTTCAATCTGACCGGCGGCAACATATTCCAGGGCTCGATGGCGCTGCACCAGCTGTTCATGTTCCGGCCGGTGCCGGGCTTTGCCGGCTACCGGACCCCGATCCGCGGGCTGTTCCTGTGCGGGGCAGCGGCGCACCCGGGCGGCGGCGTCATGGGTGCCGCTGGTTGGAACGCCGCGCGCGAGATGCTGCACGCCTAG
- a CDS encoding efflux RND transporter permease subunit: MSGNIFISRPILAGVCAAVILLAGAIAIPTLPIAQFPAIAPPAITVQSVYIGANAQAVEQSVTNPLEQQINGAEGLRYISSSSADNGTSTINATFFLGRDVDKALQDVQTRVNVAQGVLPAQVKQTGVTVTKNSSSFAMAIALVSDNPKYDTLFLSNYADRFITQELQRVKGVGQVIIFGERKYAMRLWLDPAKLQAYDLTADDVTNALSQQNVQVAAGAVGQPPAPTGQAYEYNVRVAGRLTSPAEFANIVVKAGPNYLVHVSDVGRVDLGAQDYSTNLAFNGKTATVGMGVLQLNDANTLSLSKGVRDALDRLSKSFPPGVHYEIAFDTSVFVQESIKEVLTTLGLAIALVVLVIFLFLQDWRATLIPAITIPVSLVGTFALLKAFGFSINTLTLFGLTLATALVVDDAIVVIENIVRYMHDHKMDAKTAAPLAMAEITSAVIATSLVLLAVFIPVAFFPGVTGELYKQFALTIASTISISAFTALTLAPALASIMLEGEAPRHNWFMQAVGGFINSIREGYRRLLPKVLAHRTAVLVTFAVLLGATVLMFQIVPSGFVPNEDQGFFVMIAQAPPGVSLQYMTKVMAQVQGIVSSDKDVTNIFSVAGVGFTNSGFNYGSNNGIAFALLKPWSERKRPDQSAEATVAKVGGELFGVTGAFVGAFQFPPIQGAGNIGGFDLQVEDKTGLGIPALAQTAGLMEYHANVDPALSTVFTTFRDDSPQVQVNIDRNAAQALHVNLGDVFDTLQTMLGSDYVNDFNYLNRSYRVYVQADAPFRAHIDDLSRMYVRNTNGAMIPLSAFTTTERTLGAPNITHYNLYRSMEFNGQPKPGVSSGQALAEMQKVTAATLPPGMGYEWTGTSLDQVEAGSTTLILFGLAVVFVFLVLAAQYESLVDPLIIILAVPLAILGALGAVWVRHELTQLHVLSSGNDVQNDVFCQIGLVMLVGLASKNAILIVQFGNLLRKQGMPVAQAAVQAAMTRLRPILMTSFAFIFGIMPLVFASGAGSNGRHSIGTAVVGGMLLSTLLNLFLIPLLYIIIAGAEERWRARHGEPAVAE, translated from the coding sequence ATGTCGGGCAACATCTTCATCTCGCGGCCGATCCTGGCCGGGGTCTGTGCCGCCGTCATCTTGCTCGCCGGGGCGATCGCCATTCCGACGCTGCCTATCGCCCAGTTCCCGGCGATCGCGCCGCCGGCGATCACGGTGCAATCCGTGTACATCGGCGCCAATGCGCAAGCGGTGGAGCAGTCCGTCACCAACCCGCTCGAACAACAGATCAACGGCGCCGAAGGCCTCCGCTACATCTCGTCCTCCAGCGCCGACAACGGCACGAGCACGATCAATGCGACGTTCTTCCTGGGCCGTGATGTCGACAAAGCCCTCCAAGACGTCCAGACGCGCGTCAACGTCGCACAAGGCGTCTTGCCGGCGCAAGTCAAGCAGACGGGCGTCACCGTCACCAAGAACTCGTCCTCGTTCGCTATGGCGATCGCGCTGGTTTCGGACAATCCGAAGTACGATACGCTCTTCCTGAGCAATTATGCGGACCGTTTCATCACCCAGGAGCTCCAGCGCGTCAAGGGTGTCGGCCAAGTCATCATCTTCGGCGAACGCAAGTACGCGATGCGCCTGTGGCTCGACCCTGCGAAACTGCAGGCGTACGATCTGACGGCCGACGACGTCACCAACGCGCTCTCGCAGCAGAACGTCCAGGTCGCCGCGGGCGCGGTCGGCCAGCCGCCGGCACCGACGGGCCAGGCGTATGAATACAACGTGCGCGTGGCGGGGCGTCTGACCTCGCCGGCCGAGTTCGCCAACATCGTCGTCAAGGCAGGTCCGAACTATCTCGTCCACGTCAGCGACGTCGGTCGAGTCGACCTCGGCGCCCAAGACTACTCGACCAACTTGGCCTTCAACGGCAAGACCGCCACCGTCGGTATGGGCGTGCTGCAGCTCAACGACGCCAACACGCTCAGCCTCTCGAAGGGCGTCCGAGACGCGCTCGATCGGCTTTCGAAGTCGTTCCCGCCCGGCGTGCACTACGAGATCGCGTTCGACACCTCGGTCTTCGTGCAAGAGTCCATCAAAGAGGTGTTGACGACGCTGGGCCTGGCGATCGCCCTCGTCGTCCTGGTCATCTTCTTATTCCTTCAGGACTGGCGCGCGACGTTGATCCCGGCGATCACGATCCCGGTATCCCTTGTCGGCACCTTCGCGCTGCTCAAGGCGTTCGGTTTCTCGATCAACACGCTGACGCTCTTCGGACTCACGCTCGCCACGGCGCTGGTGGTCGACGACGCCATCGTGGTCATCGAGAACATCGTGCGTTACATGCACGATCACAAGATGGACGCGAAAACGGCGGCGCCGCTCGCGATGGCCGAGATCACCAGTGCCGTGATCGCGACCTCGCTCGTCCTGCTCGCGGTGTTCATCCCGGTGGCCTTCTTCCCGGGCGTCACCGGCGAGCTGTACAAGCAGTTCGCGCTGACGATCGCGTCGACGATCAGCATATCGGCGTTCACCGCGTTGACGCTCGCGCCCGCGCTCGCCTCGATCATGCTCGAGGGCGAAGCACCCAGACACAACTGGTTCATGCAGGCGGTCGGCGGCTTCATCAACAGCATCCGTGAGGGCTACCGGCGGCTGCTTCCAAAGGTGCTCGCCCACCGCACCGCTGTGCTCGTCACGTTCGCCGTCTTGCTGGGAGCGACGGTGCTGATGTTCCAGATCGTGCCGAGCGGCTTCGTGCCGAACGAAGACCAGGGGTTCTTCGTCATGATCGCACAAGCGCCGCCGGGCGTGTCGCTGCAATACATGACCAAGGTCATGGCGCAGGTGCAGGGGATCGTGTCGTCAGACAAAGACGTCACCAATATCTTCAGCGTCGCCGGCGTCGGCTTCACCAACTCCGGTTTCAACTACGGGTCGAACAACGGCATCGCGTTCGCGCTGCTCAAGCCCTGGTCGGAACGAAAACGTCCCGACCAGTCGGCAGAAGCGACGGTCGCCAAAGTCGGCGGCGAGCTGTTCGGCGTCACCGGCGCGTTCGTCGGCGCCTTCCAATTCCCGCCCATCCAGGGCGCCGGCAACATCGGCGGTTTCGACCTCCAAGTCGAAGACAAGACCGGGCTTGGCATCCCCGCGCTCGCGCAGACCGCGGGCCTGATGGAATATCACGCCAACGTCGACCCGGCTCTCAGCACGGTGTTCACGACCTTCCGCGATGACAGCCCGCAAGTGCAGGTGAACATCGACCGCAACGCCGCGCAGGCGCTGCACGTCAACCTCGGCGACGTCTTCGACACGCTCCAGACCATGCTCGGCTCGGACTACGTCAACGACTTCAACTATCTCAATAGGTCCTATCGCGTATACGTCCAAGCCGACGCGCCGTTCCGGGCGCATATAGACGATTTGAGCCGGATGTATGTCCGCAATACGAATGGTGCGATGATCCCGCTTTCCGCGTTCACGACCACCGAGCGCACGCTTGGCGCCCCGAACATCACGCACTACAATCTCTATCGCTCGATGGAATTCAACGGTCAGCCCAAGCCAGGCGTGTCCTCAGGCCAGGCGCTTGCAGAGATGCAAAAAGTCACGGCCGCGACGCTGCCGCCCGGCATGGGCTACGAATGGACGGGCACGTCGCTCGATCAGGTGGAAGCCGGAAGTACCACGCTGATCCTCTTCGGGCTGGCGGTCGTCTTCGTGTTCTTGGTGCTTGCGGCTCAGTACGAGAGCCTCGTCGATCCGCTCATCATCATCTTAGCCGTGCCGCTGGCGATCCTCGGCGCGCTGGGCGCCGTTTGGGTGCGCCACGAGCTCACGCAGCTTCACGTGCTCTCGTCCGGCAATGACGTGCAAAACGACGTCTTCTGTCAGATCGGACTCGTGATGCTGGTTGGACTTGCGAGCAAGAACGCTATTCTGATCGTGCAATTCGGCAACTTGCTGCGCAAGCAAGGCATGCCGGTCGCGCAAGCCGCCGTGCAAGCAGCGATGACCCGGTTGCGCCCGATCCTCATGACGTCGTTCGCGTTCATCTTCGGCATCATGCCGCTCGTGTTCGCGAGCGGCGCCGGCTCGAATGGCCGGCATTCGATCGGGACCGCGGTGGTCGGCGGCATGCTGCTGTCGACCCTGCTCAACCTGTTCCTGATCCCGCTGCTCTACATCATCATCGCGGGCGCTGAAGAGCGCTGGCGCGCGCGGCACGGCGAGCCGGCGGTCGCAGAGTAA
- a CDS encoding efflux RND transporter periplasmic adaptor subunit — translation MHTLNQTPRGAARPSIILFALTFASAGALLTSACARQQGPPGGGAGGFAFPVAAAPIVRGDISQYASVTGTVVAKQVGDLSSVASGNVLAVNAQIGQHVHQGQLLVQIDDTTLRAQAAQQAANLAELQATTLGGSSTAQAQLHSAQVAYDTAARDLQRNQQLFTKGYVSKSALDDSVNAAAAAQAALRSAQVAAQNASLASGNSAANAQLAAQEASLAAVQHQLEQTRVSAPFDGVVTARNVDPGSLAAPGTVLMQVSQLDPVYVDTSIAGSDLGYVRVGTPVTITVNGLSGRTWQGAVRYLNASADPGTSVYMARIPLANTDLALRGGMVANVQYSQAHKSGVLLAPRAAVYQTPAGYSMFIIEDGKAKEVALEVGIQNDQQVEVTGPGLKPGVQAILNHSALLQPGTPVQVLPPPGAAPPPSAAKH, via the coding sequence ATGCACACGTTGAATCAAACGCCGCGTGGGGCGGCGCGGCCCTCTATTATCCTCTTCGCCCTCACCTTCGCAAGCGCCGGCGCGCTGCTGACGAGCGCGTGCGCGCGACAGCAAGGGCCGCCCGGCGGCGGCGCCGGAGGGTTCGCGTTCCCGGTGGCCGCTGCGCCGATCGTGCGCGGCGACATCTCGCAGTACGCAAGCGTGACGGGCACGGTCGTCGCCAAGCAGGTCGGCGATCTGTCGTCGGTCGCGTCGGGCAACGTGCTCGCGGTGAACGCCCAGATCGGCCAGCACGTGCACCAAGGCCAATTGCTCGTGCAGATCGACGACACCACGCTGCGCGCGCAGGCGGCGCAGCAGGCAGCCAACCTCGCTGAGCTCCAAGCCACCACGCTGGGCGGCTCGTCCACTGCGCAAGCCCAGCTCCATTCCGCGCAGGTGGCGTACGATACCGCTGCGCGCGACCTGCAGCGCAATCAGCAGCTGTTCACCAAAGGCTACGTCTCGAAGTCCGCGCTTGATGACTCCGTCAACGCTGCGGCGGCGGCACAAGCCGCGCTGCGATCCGCGCAGGTGGCCGCGCAGAACGCCAGTCTGGCGTCGGGCAACAGCGCCGCGAACGCTCAGCTCGCCGCGCAAGAGGCATCGTTAGCGGCGGTCCAGCACCAGCTCGAGCAGACACGCGTCAGCGCGCCGTTCGACGGCGTGGTGACCGCACGCAACGTCGATCCAGGCTCGCTCGCGGCGCCGGGCACCGTCTTGATGCAAGTCTCGCAACTCGATCCCGTCTACGTCGACACCAGCATCGCCGGTAGCGATCTCGGCTACGTCCGCGTCGGCACACCGGTCACCATCACGGTCAACGGATTGAGCGGACGCACGTGGCAAGGCGCGGTGCGCTATCTCAACGCGTCGGCGGATCCAGGCACGTCGGTCTACATGGCGCGCATCCCGCTCGCAAACACCGATCTTGCCTTGCGCGGCGGCATGGTCGCCAACGTCCAGTATTCGCAGGCGCATAAGAGCGGGGTGCTGTTGGCTCCGCGTGCCGCCGTCTACCAGACGCCGGCGGGGTACTCGATGTTCATCATCGAGGACGGCAAGGCGAAGGAAGTCGCTCTCGAGGTAGGGATCCAGAACGATCAGCAGGTCGAAGTGACCGGTCCAGGGCTCAAGCCCGGCGTACAGGCGATCCTCAACCACTCCGCGCTCTTGCAGCCGGGAACGCCGGTGCAGGTCTTGCCGCCGCCGGGCGCCGCTCCCCCACCTAGCGCAGCGAAACACTGA